Part of the Gramella sp. Hel_I_59 genome, TTTGAGCGAATGATCCTTTATCTATACCAGTATTATTCGGTATCGGTTTATTTTGCTGAATCTATCGAAAAGATAAGCGATAACCTGAAAGAGGTTAAGCCACACGTAATTACCGCGGTACCAAGATTGCTGGAAAAAGTATATGACAAGATCATCGCTAAAGGAACTGCACTAGGTGGCGTGAAACAAAAATTATTTTACTGGGCTGTAGAGCTTGGACTTGAATATGAACCATACGGACAGAACGGCTGGTGGTACGAAACAAAACTAAAACTTGCCCGTAAACTTATATTTTCCAAATGGAAAGAAGGTTTGGGTGGAAATATAGACCTTATCGTATCTGGAAGTGCAGCATTGCAACCAAGACTCGCCAGAGTTTTCGCTGCTGCTGAAATTCCGGTAATGGAAGGTTACGGTCTAACAGAAACATCTCCAGTAATCGCAGTGAATGATGAACGCAATGGAGGTTTCAGAATTGGTACTGTTGGAAAAGTTCTTGATAATGTAGAAGTTAAAATTGCTGAAGACGGAGAAATTCTGACAAAAGGGCCTAACGTAATGAAAGGTTACTATAAGGATGAAGAAAAGACCAGAGAAGTAATTAATTCTGAAGGATTTTTCCATACAGGTGATATTGGAGAGATCGATAAAGATGGTTTCCTTAAGATCACAGATCGTAAAAAAGAGATGTTCAAAACATCTGGAGGAAAATATGTTGCTCCGCAGCTTATTGAAAATACCATGAAGCAATCAAGATTCATTGAGCAAATCATGGTTGTTGGAGATGGTGAGAAAATGCCGGCAGCTTTGATCCAGCCGAATTACGAATTTATTACTGAATGGGCGCAGAGAAAGAATATCGATCTTGGCTCAGGTGATCCTGCAGATATATCACGAAACAATATGGTACGTGAACGTATTCAGGAAGAAGTAGATTTCTACAACCAGAAATTCGGGAAATGGGAAAGAGTCAAGACATTTGAATTAACTCCGGAACCATGGACTGTAGAAGATGAACACCTTACTCCTACTATGAAGCTAAAGCGACGTAATATTCGTGACCGATATCAGGATCTTTACGAAAAATTATACGGTAGATTCTAATCTACCATTAAGAATATGCTAATGAAAACTCCCCATCTACCGGGGAGTTTTTTGGTTTTAGGAATTTAAATAGCATTAAAACAACATATTAGTATTTTTAAAGACATTTTATTATGCATGCATAATATTTTTTCCTAACTTTGGAATCAATCCAAAATCCCCCATGAAGGAGAAAACCATAGATTATGTTTTACGTGCCACCTGGATGGCTGTTTCTAAAATGTATAATGAAGAAGCAGGTAAGGCTGGAAGTACGATGGCTACAGGTTTTGCCTTATTGAGTATAGATCCGGAAGAAGGAACCCCATCTACCTCATTGGGTCCAAAAATGGGAATGGAAGCTACCAGCCTTTCGCGAATTTTGAAAACTATGGAAGAAAAAGGTTTAATAGAAAGAAAACGCAATCCACATGATGGACGTAGCGTGCTTATCTATTTAACAGATTTCGGAAAAGAAATGCGCGATTATTCTAAGAGAGTAGTTTTGAGATTCGATGAGTCTGTAAAAGAAAATGTGAGCGATAGGGATCTTAAAACTTTTATACAGGTGGCAAATACGATCACTGGTCTTATTAGTGAGAAGAAAATATATACTGAAGAAATTAGTGTAAAACAATAATAAACCAGGCCTAATAGGTTTGGTTTTTTTGAACCATAAAAATCAAATAATGAAAAGAAGGATTAATAAAGTTGCAGTTATTGGGTCCGGTATTATGGGAAGTGGTATCGCATGTCACTTTGCAAATATCGGAGTAGAAGTACTTCTACTTGATATCGTTCCCCGTGAGCTCAATGAAAAAGAACAGAAAAAAGGTCTTAGTCTTGATGACAAAGTGGTTAGAAACAGGATCGTGAATGATGCTTTAACGGCTTCAGTAAAATCCAAACCATCTCCAATTTATCATAAGGACTTCGTAAACCGTATCACTACTGGTAACCTGGAAGATGATATTTCAAAAGTTTCAGAAGTAGACTGGATCATTGAGGTTGTTGTAGAACGTCTGGACATTAAAAAACAGGTGTTTGAAAACCTTGAAAAGCACAGAAAACCAGGAACTCTTATAACTTCAAATACTTCAGGTATTCCTATCAATTTCATGACCGATGGAAGATCTGATGATTTTAAAAAGCATTTCTGCGGAACTCACTTCTTTAATCCACCAAGATATTTAAGATTATTCGAGATCATTCCAGGAAAAGAAACTTCTTCTGAAGTTTTGGAATTCCTGAAAATGTATGGTGAAAAATTCCTTGGGAAAAATGCTGTATTAGCAAAAGATACTCCTGCATTTATTGGTAATAGAATTGGTATCTTCTCTATTATGAGCTTATTCCACACCGTGAAGGATATGGGAATGACCATTGAAGAAGTTGATAAGCTTACTGGTCCCGTTATAGGACGCCAGAAGTCGGCTACCTTTAGAACGGTAGACGTTGTAGGTTTGGATACTCTAGTGCACGTTGCAAACGGACTTCATGAGAATGTTCCAAATGATGAGCAGCATGATTTATTTGCTTTACCAGGTTTTATCGACACCATGATGGAGAACAAGTGGCTGGGAAGTAAAACTGGCCAGGGATTCTATAAAAAGATAAAAAATAAAGATGGTTCAAGTGAGATCAAATCTCTTGATCTTGATACCATGGATTACAGAGATCGTAAAAGCGCGTCTTTTGCAACTCTTGAAATGACCAAGTCTATCGATAATGTAGCAGATCGTTTCGAAGTATTGATCAAAGGAAAAGACAAAGCCGGT contains:
- a CDS encoding AMP-dependent synthetase/ligase — encoded protein: MNDIKRLFDFPYYQLENHPLDVAFATKYDGKWETVSTQQYIDKANAISRGLLRLGVKPNDKIAVISTNNRTEWNIMDIGILQIGAQNVPIYPTISEEDYEYVLNHSGATYCFVSDEEILGKLNSIKATTSLLEVYSFDEIAGCKNWKEILTSGEDKANQDEVEKLKKAVTEDDLATLIYTSGTTGRPKGVMLTHKNIVSDVLGSAPRVPFDTGTYVGLSFLPICHIFERMILYLYQYYSVSVYFAESIEKISDNLKEVKPHVITAVPRLLEKVYDKIIAKGTALGGVKQKLFYWAVELGLEYEPYGQNGWWYETKLKLARKLIFSKWKEGLGGNIDLIVSGSAALQPRLARVFAAAEIPVMEGYGLTETSPVIAVNDERNGGFRIGTVGKVLDNVEVKIAEDGEILTKGPNVMKGYYKDEEKTREVINSEGFFHTGDIGEIDKDGFLKITDRKKEMFKTSGGKYVAPQLIENTMKQSRFIEQIMVVGDGEKMPAALIQPNYEFITEWAQRKNIDLGSGDPADISRNNMVRERIQEEVDFYNQKFGKWERVKTFELTPEPWTVEDEHLTPTMKLKRRNIRDRYQDLYEKLYGRF
- a CDS encoding MarR family transcriptional regulator; its protein translation is MKEKTIDYVLRATWMAVSKMYNEEAGKAGSTMATGFALLSIDPEEGTPSTSLGPKMGMEATSLSRILKTMEEKGLIERKRNPHDGRSVLIYLTDFGKEMRDYSKRVVLRFDESVKENVSDRDLKTFIQVANTITGLISEKKIYTEEISVKQ